A single region of the Gorilla gorilla gorilla isolate KB3781 chromosome 1, NHGRI_mGorGor1-v2.1_pri, whole genome shotgun sequence genome encodes:
- the LOC101147979 gene encoding heterogeneous nuclear ribonucleoprotein C-like 2, giving the protein MASNVTNKTDPHSMNSRVFIGNLNTLVVKKSDVEAIFSKYGKIAGCSLHKGFAFVQYDKEENARAAVAGEDGRMIASQVAVINLAAEPKVSRGNAGVKRSAAEMYGSSFDLDYGFQRHYYDGMYSFPARVPPPPPIALAVVPSKRQRVSGNTSRRGKSGFNSKSGKRGSSKSGKLKGDDLQAIKQELTQIKQKVDSLLDNLEKIEKEQSKQEVEVKNAKSEEEQSSSSMKKDETHVKMESEGGAEDSAEEGNPLDDGDNEDQGDNQLDLIKNNEKEAEEGEDNRDSTNGQDDS; this is encoded by the coding sequence ATGGCCAGCAATGTTACCAACAAGACGGATCCTCACTCCATGAACTCCCGTGTGTTCATTGGGAATCTCAACACTCTTGTTGTCAAGAAATCGGATGTGGAGGCGATCTTTTCCAAGTATGGCAAAATTGCGGGCTGCTCTCTTCATAAGGGCTTTGCCTTCGTTCAATATGATAAGGAGGAAAATGCCCGGGCTGCTGTAGCAGGAGAGGATGGCAGAATGATTGCTAGTCAGGTTGCAGTTATTAACCTGGCTGCAGAGCCAAAAGTGAGTCGAGGAAACGCAGGTGTGAAACGATCAGCAGCAGAGATGTACGGCTCTTCTTTTGACTTGGACTATGGTTTTCAACGGCATTATTATGATGGGATGTACAGTTTCCCAGCACGtgtacctcctcctcctcccattgCTCTGGCTGTAGTGCCCTCGAAACGTCAGCGTGTATCAGGAAACACCTCACGAAGGGGCAAAAGTGGCTTCAATTCTAAGAGTGGAAAGCGGGGATCTTCCAAGTCTGGAAAGTTGAAAGGAGATGACCTTCAGGCCATTAAGCAGGAGTTGACCCAGATAAAACAGAAAGTGGATTCTCTCCTGGATAACctggaaaaaattgaaaaggaacagAGCAAACAAGAGGTAGAGGTGAAAAATGCTAAGTCAGAAGAGGAGCAGAGCAGTAGCTCCATGAAGAAAGATGAGACTCACGTAAAGATGGAGTCTGAGGGGGGTGCAGAAGACTCTGCTGAGGAGGGGAACCCACtggatgatggtgataatgaagaTCAGGGGGACAACCAGCTGGATTTGATCAAGAATAATGaaaaagaggctgaggaaggagaggataACAGAGACAGCACCAACGGCCAGGATGACTCTTAA